Within the uncultured Draconibacterium sp. genome, the region AATCATACTCGTCGATATCGATGCTGCGGTTGGTTCCCTCGCCGACTTCGCGGAAAGTAATCTCGCGTAACCGACCGATCTCATTTAATATATTCGGAATCATTGCCGACGGTGCACAATACGCCGTATAGTTTTTTAGCGTGAACAACGTGTGTTTCGATTTTATAAGCTGAATTTCTTTCTGAATTTTTGCCAACGGAACCGGATCGATAATTTCATCGGGCTTTACATTGGGTTTCAGTGCATAATTAAAAAACCGCCGCACTTCAATGTCCGACTCCATACTATAGGTTTTAGCACGCAAGAAACGCCCCAGTTGGTACACATCTTTGTAAGTATCCTGTTCGTCAACTTTTATGGGGCTGCCAATTCGCAGCTTTATTTTCTTATGCTTTTTTCGCAAAATCTCCGACGGCAAACGCGCACTTTTTAACGATGGATTAATTTTAGCCACCAGGTGCAATAAACGACTGTTGGTACCTTGAAACAAAACAGGAGCAACAGGTACACGGGCCATTTTTATAAAATTCACCACCGAAAACTGCCAAACTTTGTCGGTTACACCACCAAAAGAATCTTTTGTGTGCACATCAATTGCCGGGAAAAGACAAAGTACTCCCCCATCATTCAAATGCGAAACGGCTTCTTTTAATCCGTAATAGTTGCCTTGCCCCGAATCATCAAACGGGTTGTCTTCCATAAAATACTCCGAAACAGCATCGATCTTTTTCAGCAAATAATTCGCCAGCACTTTCACATCGTTACGCACCATCGACAGGTATTTTATCAGCAACAAACCATCGAAACCGCCAAGCGGATGGTTGGCAACAATAATCAGCGGCCCTTCTTTTGGTATTTTTTTTAGCTGATCTTCATCAAATTCAATATCGAACTCCAGCATTTTTATCAGCTCGTCGATAAACTCCACGCCCTGTTTATCTATAATTTGCTGATAAATTTTATCCAGCTTTTTAAAACGAAGAATAAACATGAGGAACTTGGCGAAATAATCGCCGTTGGCGAGTGCAGGGTGTTGGTCTTTGAACAAATCCTTTGGCTCTGGTAATTCCATTTATTGCTATTAAGTTCAAATACACAATTTACCTGAGCTATTTAAATGATGAACTCAGGTTATTACAAAAATAAAAGCTTTTTTGAATTAACATCGTTAACTTAATAATACTATGTAATTATTTTAGGGTTGCGCTTTTTAGCTAAAACCAGCATTTTGACCACCGTAAAATATTTTTTAATCATATTTGAACTTTCTTTGTTATAAGGGTATAATTTTATTTAATGACAGAAAACAAACTACATATTACAGACTGGCTCCCCACATCGAAGAAGGAAGTGAAACAAATGGGCTGGGAGGAGCTGGATGTAATTTTATTTACCGGCGACGCTTATATTGACCATCCATCGTTTGGAGCAGCCGTTATTGGGCGGGTGCTGGAAGCCGAAGGATTGCGCGTAGCAATTGTTCCGCAACCCAACTGGACCGACGATTTGCGCGATTTTAAAAAACTGGGGAAACCCAACCTGTTTTTTGCTGTAACGGCAGGAAACATGGACTCGATGGTAAACCATTACACGGCCGGAAAACGTAAACGATCTGATGATGCATACACTCCGGGCGGACAAATTGGGAAACGCCCGGATTACGCCACCATTACTTACTCGAAAATATTAAAAGAACTATATCCCGATGTGCCGCTGGTACTCGGTGGAATTGAAGCTTCGTTGCGCCGTTTAACGCATTACGACTATTGGTCGGATTGTTTAATGCCCTCGATTTTAGCCGATACACAAGCCGACCTGTTATTTTACGGCATGGGCGAAAAATCGATTGTTGATTTTGCGCGCCTGGTAAAACGCGGTATTCCTATCGAAACTTTGACCACCATTCCTCAAACCGTTTTTATGGCCAGAGCCGACGAAGCTTACGCCACCAAAAAGAACTGGGACGAGCTGGAGCTGGCATCGCACGATACCTGTTTACAGGAAAAGAAAGAGTTTGCCCGCAATTTTATGCACATCGAGGAGGAATCGAACAAGATGGAGGCCAAAAAACTGGTGCAGCGAATAGGCGATAAAAAAGTGGTAGTAAATCCGCCGTGGCCCACTTTTAAAGAAAAAGAGATCGATCGTATTTACGATTTGCCTTACACACGTTTGCCACATCCGCGCTACAATAATAAAGGTGCCATTCCTGCTTACGATATGATCCGGCATTCCATAAACATTCACCGCGGATGTTTTGGCGGTTGTACCTTTTGCACCATTTCGGCACACCAGGGAAAATTTATTGCCAGCCGATCAGAAAAATCGGTTTTAAAAGAGGTGGAGAAAGTAACCGAAATGCCAGATTTTAAAGGTTACATTTCCGATTTGGGTGGCCCGTCGGCCAACATGTACAAAATGAAAGGTATTCACGAGGAGATCTGCAGAAAATGTAAACGTCCTTCGTGTATCTTCCCGTCGGTTTGTAAAAACCTCGATATCAACCACAAACCAATGCTCGATCTCTATGAAAAAGTTCGGCATAACCCAAAAGTTAAAAAAGCATTTATTGGTAGTGGTATCCGTTACGACATGATCCTGGAGAGAACCAACAACGAAGAGGTTAACGAAAACAACAAAAAATACCTGCGCGAGGTAATCAAACACCATGTTTCAGGAAGGTTAAAAGTGGCTCCGGAACACTCGTCGGACGAAGTGCTGAGATTTATGCGGAAACCGTCGTTTAAACTGTTTGAGGAACTGAATCAGGAATTCATAAAAATAAACAAGGAAGAAAAACTCAATCAGCAACTGATTCCGTATTTTATTTCAAGCCATCCGGGCAGTAAATCGGAAGATATGGCTAATTTGGCTATCCAGACCAAAGACATGAATTTCAGGCTGGAGCAGGTGCAGGATTTTACGCCCACACCAATGACACTGGCAACCGTGGTATATTATTCGGGTTATCATCCATATACGATGGAGAATATTTACACGGCCCGAAATAAAAATGCCAAAGAACAACAACGCCAGTTCTTTTTCTGGTACAAAAAAGAATTTCGTAATAAAATTATACGCGACCTAAAAGCAAAAGGACGCGAAGATCTTGTAAAACAGCTTTTCAATAAAAAACAAAATAACAACGCTAAATGAAGATAATTAGAATGTTAACGCTGGCAGTAGCAATTGTGCTATCGGGCTGCGCCGAAGTAATGCAAATTGCCCAGCAAACCCTTGAAGGTGAGACTCCCTTAACGCAGTCTGAAATTATTGCAGGATTAAAAGAGGCCCTTGTTACCGGCACCAACAACTCCGTAAGTATTTTAGGTGCACAAGACGGCTATTACAAAGACAACCTGGTAAAAATTTTACTTCCACCCGAAGCAGATATTATTGTTGATAATATTAGCAAAGTACCGGGCGGACAAAAACTGCTAGACGATGTTCTACTCCAAATAAACCGTGCAGCCGAAGATGCCGCAAAAGAAGCCGCGCCAATTTTTGTGAATAGCATAAAAAGCATGACATTCAACGATGCCATGGGAATTTTAAAAGGCAACGACAACGCTGCAACGGCTTATTTACACAAAACGACCTACAGTCAGCTTTTCGAGCTTTATCGTCCAAAAATTAGGGCTTCGATTGAGAAAGAGTTAGTTGGAGGCGTATCAACCAAAGAAAGCTGGGATACACTGGTTGGCAAATGGAACCAGGTTGCGGGCTCATTTATTGGGCAAACAGCGGGTCTGGAAGAAGTTGATACACAACTGGAGGACTATCTGACAGCCAAAGCCCTTGACGGTGTATTCCTGAAAATTGCCGGAGAAGAGAAGCTGATCAGGGAAGATCCGGAGGCACGTGTAACCAGTTTGCTTAAGAAGGTATTTGGCTCGGTTGACAGCTAACCTGCCAACTTTATTATTGCTTGAGGACAGAACATTCAAAAGTCAGAATATCACAGCCCCGGGATTAATTCTTCGGGGCTTTATTTTTCAAACAACCTCCCCTGCCACGTATCACGCTCTTTTAATCGTTTTTCGACCTTAGCAACAAACTCAAAATTCTTTAATCCCCATTTCGGAGCGATCAGCATTTGGGGTGGTGCCTGGCTGATAAAACGTTCCACAATAATTTCAGGGTTTAAAAGCTCCAGGTAATCGATTACCAAATCAATGTATTCATAGGCAGTGTACAGCTTAAAATTTTCAGGATGTTGTTGGAACTGTTTTTCCAGCAGCGTTTTTTTGTGAATTTGCAACTGATGCAGCTTTAAATTTTTCACCGGCAATTTCGAAATCGTTTTTGCCTGATCGAGCAGTTCATCACGTGTTTCGCCCGGTAAACCAAGAATCATGTGTGCGCAGTTGTTGATGCCACGTTTCGCAGTTTCTTCAATTGCCCAGGCAGCTTCAGCAAAGCTGTGCCCACGGTTTATATTTTCCAACGTTCTATCGAGATGCGACTCCATCCCCACCTCAATCATCACATAAACATTTTTGCTTAATTCGGCCAGGTAATCCAGCAATTCATGATAGATACAATCGGGACGTGTTGAAATAACCAGGCCAACAACTTTCGGATGCTCCAGCGCTTCTTCGTACAAACGCTTTAAATCCTCAATAGGAGCGTAGGTATTTGTATACGCCTGAAAATATGCTAAAAACCGCATCGACTTGTATTTCTTTGCAAAAAAAGCAATGCCTTTTTCTACCTGGCTGGTCACACTATTCTCCAGGTTGCAATAAGTGGGTTTAAACGTTTTATTGTTACAATAAGTACACCCGCCAACTCCCTTGCTCCCGTCGCGGTTAGGGCAGGTAAAGCCGGCATCAATTGAAACTTTTTGCACCCGCTCAGAAAAAAGTGTTCTGAAATATGTTGGAAAATCGTTGTATCGCCTGTCGTGTCCCCAGCTGTATATTACGTTTTGCATCCCCATTTATTTGAAATTGCAAAAGTACGTAAAATTGTGATTCTCCTGCCGGAGGCCTTCATCTTTGCCTTAAAGCAAAGACGAAGCAGAAAGTTCAAGGCTACTTTTGCTCTTTACCCTACATTTTTATAAAACCAAAGTTCGGACGGGTGATCTCCTCGTCGACTCGGAGCTTCCCGCTCTCACTAAGGTTTTATTTCAACTCCGGGCAAAGACCAAAAGAGGCCGTTCCACTCCTTAAAAGCTGGTAAAACCGGAAAGTGGCTTCGAAGCTTCGGCCTCGGTCGGTGAGCCGGAAAACAAGTGGTGTTGGCGTAAAAAATAACTGATGTTTGAGGAGGAACGACGAGTTTCAGGAATTTTAGCCGGCACCACGTAGCTTTTCCGAGGGAAGCGGGCGCAGCCTTGGGTTTTGTGTTTACTATTTGGGCTAAGCCAAATAGTAAAATCCGCTCGATAGAGCAAAATATTGTTCCTCGCAGCCAATAGCTTTATAGCAAAGAACCTTTTGTTGATTTTTGAAAAAACTTATCAACAACTCTTGAAAACTTTCCGCGAATATCAACGGTTTTGCTTTTCAAATACAGCTTCAAATCTTTATTTTTAAGGAAAAATCAGGCAGATATGTTCTCAGAAAAAGATAAGCAGCAAATTCAACAGCGCGGCAGCAAATTAGAAACCGTGCAAAATCAGATAGAAAATTTTAAAAAAGGCTTCCCCTACTTACCCATTCAAGATGCCGCTTCGGTGAAAAAAGGGATTATCCGTTTAAGTGCGGAAGATTTAAAAAAGAGAGGGGAACGTTATGATGCAAAAATTGCGGCCGGAACAAAAGCCTTAAAATTTGTACCGGCCTCAGGTGCTGCAAGCCGCATGTTCAAAGCATTATTTCAGGCATTGGAAGACTTCCAAAATCAGCCTCACGAAGATGTACTCGCCGCCAACAGAGATGCCGCGCAGTACGTTACTAAACTTGATAAATTTGCTTTTGCTGAGGAACTAAAAAAAGCCGTTGCTGATGATGGTGCAGAACTTTCGGCCACCAGTAAGCTCGATTATCTGTTAAACGAAAATGGGCTTAATTATGGAGCTAAACCAAAAGGACTGCTCAAGTTCCATTCGTATGAAAATGGTGCAAGAACGCCTTTTGAAGAGCATTTGGTTGAAGGTGCAAAATATGCAGCCGACAGCGACAATAAAGCCAGTTTGCATTTTACTGTTTCACCCGAACATCAACCGGGTTTTGAAGCTTTGCTGGCAGAAATAAAAGACAAATACGAACAACTGTTGGGAGTTGAGTTCGACGTTACTTTCAGTCAGCAAAAACCATCAACCGACACCATTGCCGTTGATTTGAAAAACGAACCATTCCGAAATACTGATGGCAGTTTGTTATTCCGTCCGGGAGGCCACGGTGCGTTAATTG harbors:
- a CDS encoding GNAT family N-acyltransferase, with the translated sequence MELPEPKDLFKDQHPALANGDYFAKFLMFILRFKKLDKIYQQIIDKQGVEFIDELIKMLEFDIEFDEDQLKKIPKEGPLIIVANHPLGGFDGLLLIKYLSMVRNDVKVLANYLLKKIDAVSEYFMEDNPFDDSGQGNYYGLKEAVSHLNDGGVLCLFPAIDVHTKDSFGGVTDKVWQFSVVNFIKMARVPVAPVLFQGTNSRLLHLVAKINPSLKSARLPSEILRKKHKKIKLRIGSPIKVDEQDTYKDVYQLGRFLRAKTYSMESDIEVRRFFNYALKPNVKPDEIIDPVPLAKIQKEIQLIKSKHTLFTLKNYTAYCAPSAMIPNILNEIGRLREITFREVGEGTNRSIDIDEYDLYYNQMFIWDEDEDRIVGAYRLGKGKDIMEQLGRRGFYLHSLFRISENFKSVLKESIELGRSFVIKEYQRKPMPLFLLWKGILYFLLKNPEYRYLIGPVSISNNYSKVSKDLIIKFIMKNHLNWRMAQHIKPRNSYKFKSDNVDLNLLMENVEQDINRLDKTIGDLDEQNSGLPVLLKKYIKLNAEIIGFNVDPKFNNCLDGLIVLDVYNVPKNTIESLSKEANDGSILDRFYGSREVE
- a CDS encoding YgiQ family radical SAM protein is translated as MTENKLHITDWLPTSKKEVKQMGWEELDVILFTGDAYIDHPSFGAAVIGRVLEAEGLRVAIVPQPNWTDDLRDFKKLGKPNLFFAVTAGNMDSMVNHYTAGKRKRSDDAYTPGGQIGKRPDYATITYSKILKELYPDVPLVLGGIEASLRRLTHYDYWSDCLMPSILADTQADLLFYGMGEKSIVDFARLVKRGIPIETLTTIPQTVFMARADEAYATKKNWDELELASHDTCLQEKKEFARNFMHIEEESNKMEAKKLVQRIGDKKVVVNPPWPTFKEKEIDRIYDLPYTRLPHPRYNNKGAIPAYDMIRHSINIHRGCFGGCTFCTISAHQGKFIASRSEKSVLKEVEKVTEMPDFKGYISDLGGPSANMYKMKGIHEEICRKCKRPSCIFPSVCKNLDINHKPMLDLYEKVRHNPKVKKAFIGSGIRYDMILERTNNEEVNENNKKYLREVIKHHVSGRLKVAPEHSSDEVLRFMRKPSFKLFEELNQEFIKINKEEKLNQQLIPYFISSHPGSKSEDMANLAIQTKDMNFRLEQVQDFTPTPMTLATVVYYSGYHPYTMENIYTARNKNAKEQQRQFFFWYKKEFRNKIIRDLKAKGREDLVKQLFNKKQNNNAK
- a CDS encoding DUF4197 domain-containing protein, which translates into the protein MKIIRMLTLAVAIVLSGCAEVMQIAQQTLEGETPLTQSEIIAGLKEALVTGTNNSVSILGAQDGYYKDNLVKILLPPEADIIVDNISKVPGGQKLLDDVLLQINRAAEDAAKEAAPIFVNSIKSMTFNDAMGILKGNDNAATAYLHKTTYSQLFELYRPKIRASIEKELVGGVSTKESWDTLVGKWNQVAGSFIGQTAGLEEVDTQLEDYLTAKALDGVFLKIAGEEKLIREDPEARVTSLLKKVFGSVDS
- a CDS encoding TIGR01212 family radical SAM protein (This family includes YhcC from E. coli K-12, an uncharacterized radical SAM protein.) yields the protein MQNVIYSWGHDRRYNDFPTYFRTLFSERVQKVSIDAGFTCPNRDGSKGVGGCTYCNNKTFKPTYCNLENSVTSQVEKGIAFFAKKYKSMRFLAYFQAYTNTYAPIEDLKRLYEEALEHPKVVGLVISTRPDCIYHELLDYLAELSKNVYVMIEVGMESHLDRTLENINRGHSFAEAAWAIEETAKRGINNCAHMILGLPGETRDELLDQAKTISKLPVKNLKLHQLQIHKKTLLEKQFQQHPENFKLYTAYEYIDLVIDYLELLNPEIIVERFISQAPPQMLIAPKWGLKNFEFVAKVEKRLKERDTWQGRLFEK
- a CDS encoding DUF4301 family protein, which gives rise to MFSEKDKQQIQQRGSKLETVQNQIENFKKGFPYLPIQDAASVKKGIIRLSAEDLKKRGERYDAKIAAGTKALKFVPASGAASRMFKALFQALEDFQNQPHEDVLAANRDAAQYVTKLDKFAFAEELKKAVADDGAELSATSKLDYLLNENGLNYGAKPKGLLKFHSYENGARTPFEEHLVEGAKYAADSDNKASLHFTVSPEHQPGFEALLAEIKDKYEQLLGVEFDVTFSQQKPSTDTIAVDLKNEPFRNTDGSLLFRPGGHGALIENLNDLDADMIFIKNIDNVVPDRLKQPTIDFKKGLAGVLLKHQEKLFYYQQELNEKHYTALNSNFLAEAANFLEFTLNTKPAKNHYYTEREELYQYLKEKYNRPLRVCGMVKNEGEPGGGPFWAMNADGTVSLQVVESSQIDPDSVQQQDIVQHATHFNPVDLVCAVKNYKGEKYDLTQFTDPATGFISKKSKDGKELKAQELPGLWNGAMSNWNTLFVEVPIETFNPVKTVNDLLRDQHL